Below is a window of Populus trichocarpa isolate Nisqually-1 chromosome 3, P.trichocarpa_v4.1, whole genome shotgun sequence DNA.
GATACCGGAAACTTGTCTGCGGCTTGAGAAACGATGCCAAGCAAGCTATGGTTTGTACCACTAATGATTTATCAGCATGGAAGGATTTTCCAAAGGGCCTCAGTGTCCTTCTCCTTGATGAGGACAACAGTTCTGCTGCTGAGATAAAATCGAAACTGGAAGCACTGGACTATATCGGTTAGAGATTTTGTGATTCCCCACCTTTCTTTCTCAACCATTTGCCTACTAATTATCTTTCTCAAGTAGAAATTTTGTTTGcgttgtttaatttatttcaacctATTTTAACTAAAACAGAAGCTAAttagttataaaacttgaaaGTGGTTGTGACTGAGATCTATAAATGGAAAACAATTTCTTGCAATGCTCAAACGTAGTACTGacaaaaggatttttttttactaaagcAACAAGTCATCTTTACTACATGAAGGGAGTTTCCAGATCGTAAACAAAAGTTGTaaaatttagttgtttttggtCAGTGTTATTATCGGTGTTTCAGAACTCTGTATGTTCGAGCAGTGGAAATACAAGAATgtctattatttttcaatattttgtagttttttgttttttttcaaaatttggttAGTTTGTGTTTGCCATTTCAACATCATTCTACCAGAGATTTAATTTGGCTCTTTTATCATCTCTTAATTCCAATCAGAACCCTAGGATACTGTTCAAACCACATTATATGATATTAAAGCTACATCTTTTAGatcccaaacaaaatatatagttgCTTTCTTTGAGATATTGATAAACTTGCTCGTTTCTTGgtcttctttaatatttatcactTTTATATCCTGTAATGTAATAGTGATGCATTCTCTCCTGTTTGAGCCTCTGCTTAACCTCACCATGCCCATTTTCAGTTTATACATTCTGCAATGAGAATGAAGCGCTCTTAGCAATTTCAAATGAACCTGGAAGCTTCCATGTTGCTATAGTGGAGGTAATTTCCTTTAGTTCAAACCCAACTTTCCAATACCTGGTGAATGTTGTGAAACCTGCAGCAACAATGATGAATATTGTACAAGAGAgtaaacaagaaaaacacacaaatttaacgtggttcgacaATATGCTTACATTAATAGGAACGAAGAGCTTTATTTCACTATATGTTAAATTAGGGTTACATAATGTATATTAATAGTAGATACTAGCCGCCCTAGAGGTATTAGTAATTTCCAAATAATCCTTGAAATGACTGGCTGCTGTTGCTTTTCCCATCTCATGTCATTTGTTAGCCAAATAATACTTATTACCATTTTCATCATAATCACTTCATATAAGTGcattaattagatataatattgtttaattgGGCCTAAATCTGGTTGGATTGGCTGAACTTGAATGGCAATCTAATAGAACCTATGGTCACAGGTGAGTACGAGCAATAGCAATGGGAGTTTCAAGTTTCTAGAAACTGCAAAGGACTTGCCTACCATTAGTAAGTTCATATATGATGTTAATATTTTCTATGCATGAGAGTAATGCTTTAAAAATTCACATCTTTTAGCTCCTCATGTTTTGGTTGCTTTCTTATGTGTTCTGTCATTTCCTTCAGGAAAAATCTACTTTGTCAGCTTGGATAGATTTTCATCAATATAATTTACAGCTCCTAATACAGTGCGAAATTATGTTCTTTTTCAGTGACTTCAAACATTCATTGCCTGAACACCATGATGAAGTGCATAGCGGTAAGAACTGTACTCGCCAGTGTTATGTAATTGTATACTAAGTTGCACATACTTAAATGCTTGATGCcacataattttttcaagttttaattctCTCTGATGGTTCTAGTTCTGTTTAGTTAGTGATTGAAGCAAATCCCATTCAACTGTTAGAACTTTCATTGAATTTTGACTCTTGAGTTAATGCTCCATGCATTAAAGGAGAACCTGGAGACAGTCACCATGCCTCATGATCATGTAATTTATTTCTGTGGCTATTTATTTTCAGCTTGGTGCAGTTGAGTTCCTTCGGAAACCACTCTCTGAAGATAAACTAAGGAATATATGGCAGCATGTGGTTCATAAGGTTTGCTAAAATTCTGTTTACTATTTATAGGAACTTACTTTATGATCTCAATGCCATGAAGAGAATTTCTGACTTCATTGATTCTGAGCAGGCATTTAATGCAGGTGGGAGTGTTCAATCCGAATCACTAAAGCCTGTCAAAGATTCTATAGTTTCTATGCTTGAGCTCAAAGTGGAACTTGAAGAAAACGAGGATGAGAACATGGAGAAAACAGAAAATGCGTCTTTGGCTCAGGAAAGCAATGAGCAGCAGTCACCAGCTAGTGATAAGCATCCAGCTCCTTCAACTTGGCAATTTAAACAAGTAGGGCGGCTGCTGGATGATGGAGATTGCCAAGACCATATTAACTGCTCAGTAGAAAAGGATAGTGGGGAGCAAGAGGGGGAATCTAAATCTGTCGAAACAACTTGTGCCATGTCTCAAGAAACTCTAAAAGCAGGGCATCCTCCATGCTTTATAGAGACTGTGATCAAAGAGACAGGTGACTTAACTGATGGTGCCAAGAGTGAGAATAACATACATCCCAATCCACAAAATAAAGACAGTCTCAACCATTCTAATGATGTTGCTTCTGATCTTCATACTTCCAATGGGACTAGAGCTAATCGAAAGAAGATGAAGGTGACTCTGATTATTCTGAATATCAAATACTTTTGAAGTTCCTGATCCTGTCCCAAGGCATAATCACATCACCCCTTTCCCCCTTCAAATTGTCCTACATTTATGAAATGCCTTTTCCACTAATATGCTACCTCAAAATGCTCTAAAgtttagtttctttctttttgtttttttccttctcatatTTTCCTCAAGTAAACACTATTTTCAAGACCTCATGATCTTCATTTGTTTATTCTTGATTTGAATCGGAAGTAATGTCACAAGCATTAGCATCTACTATATTTGGATTTGTTTATTTAGAAAAGGCGTATGCTTTTCCTAATTTCATCAACGTGTGATTGCTCTTGGGtgattgttgtttgttttttattttgagttttaggTAGACTGGACACCAGAGCTTCACAAAAAATTTGTGCAAGTGGTGGAAAAACTAGGTGTAGATCAAGCAATTCCTTCACGAGTATTAGAGCTAATGAAAGTGGAAAGCTTGACTAGGCATAATGTAGCAAGTCATCTGCAGGTTCGTAGTAGACTTACCTTTACCAAATTTGTTAGCTTCTGTTCCAATAggaatcattatatttttatttgttataagcTCTTGTAGCATTTGCTTTCCCTGTCTGTCATTTCGTGGTCTGATCATTTTTTTGTCTAATTGAAGTAATTTCCATTGGTCTGAACAGAGGTTGGAGACACTTTTCCCATTGTCATTGATTGTTTGCACTTAAAATTAGTTTCATAatcttttaaatgttatttgtaATTATCTAGACAGTTTGGAACTAGTTCAGACTGCTTTTTATCCACTTCACAAAAATTCATACTCTAGCTAATTAAATACCACTGCATGTTTCCTGGCAGAAATATCGAATGCGCAGGAGGCCTATTTTGCCCAAGGAAGATGACCGGCGATGGCCACACCATAGAGAGCAAGTACAAAGGAGCTATTATCCATATAAACCTATCATGGCATACCCTCCATATCATTCTAACCATGATCTTCCAACCAACCCGGTCTATCCTATGTGGGGAGCAACAGGTAGTCACACAGCTAGCATGCATACGTGGGGCACACCCAGCTATCTCCCATGGCCCCCAACAGAAATTTGGCACAGGAAGCCTTATCTAGGGGTAACTCTTGTTAAATTAAACACCATAATAGAGATTACATTTTTTTCTCCCTGTCTAGCATGCTTTAAAACTGATGGTATAAGCATTTTCTGGAGAACTTTGAATGCAGCTGCTTGATTTGTGCTCATTGTCATATTTCAGATGCATGCGGATGCATGGGGTTGCCCTGTGATGCCACCATTGCATagtcctttttcttcttttcctcaaGTAAGCATACCTATGTACAGGTCATAATCTATTTGTGTTTGTGTTCATGTCTCTTATTAAGGTTCTCATAAATTCTTTTCTTTGGAAAATGCAGAATGCATCTGGGTTTCAAAGTGCCAGCATGGTCGATAACAGCTGTGGCATGCCACAAAAACCTTTTGACCTACAACCGGTATAGTAACATCTTACTCTTCCTTTTTATTCAGTTTTTCTGAGAATTCTATTTATATTCATTGATCGCATTCAAGATCATATATTTTAGATCTTGGTCATTAAATGTGTTCTAGTTTGTGTAGCAAGAGTATGACAGCTTGACTTGGGTGAACTGTCACAATTCCTAGAAGTTTTTGGACTCTTTATCATGTTTTCAGTGAGTTAAACTGTGGAAACATATTCCATAAAGAAGGGATTTTAAACTAGCAGCATCACATCCCCTTAGCAATAAGCTGCAGGACATTATAGTAGGTTTCGTCTTGATGCAAGATGTTAAAACTCTGAATAATTAATGCTTCCCAATGCTGTGCAAAACGCAGTAGATGAAGGGAGATTTTGGTTAATGAGCACGAGTACTTACCCCCATGGTCTACAATGTCAGCAAAACAACTACGTTATTGGTTACAGATGTTCTCCAGTCCACCGACAAGGGTTGCCATATATTTTTCATGTGCAATTTCCTAACATTTAATCCAAAGTTCAAATGTGCTCATGCAATAGTCATcgttttttatctttcattcaGGCCGAGGAGGTGATCAACAAGGTAGTGAAAGAGGTAATCAACAAACCTTGGCTACCGTTGCCCATAGGCCTCAAGCCCCCTTCTACAGATAGCGTCCTAGCGGAGCTCTCCAGGCAAGGCATCTCATCAATTCCTCCCCTTTGCTCTAATTCCTTCTAATGTGGTGCCATTTAATCAGATTATGGTAGCTAACTCTAGTTCAGCTGGTCCTTCATCAGTCGTCATCAAAAGATTAGACTCAACCAATCATAAAAAAGTTTTCGACCAACATGATTTGATACGTCCGTAGCAAATTCTAAATTGGCTCGAGACCATCTATCTTATAGCTCACGTGTCTTTGAAGCGCATGTGCTAGAGATGACATCAAGCCACGTAAGGACAGCCAAAAAGGTCTCGCTGATCCTGTCCATCGCCACAGTAAACAGTCACTCCGAAGAGGCAACATAAACATCTATGAAAGCCATGTAGACACGTTATGCATCTCATGTCAAAGTTGTGGTTGTGAACAGATCCTAACAAAGGGCATGTTGGCCTACTGGGTGTTCTGTTTTCTCGTAGATAAAAAGCGTGAGAGCTTTGTTTGAGACATTGCTGATGGGGTCATTTTGTGGTCTTGTTCAGTGGGGCCTTATCAATGTGTAATAATGGGCAATGGGGGAGATCGAGATAATGTTCTGTACTGCATGGATTTTGTGAATAAAGTTGACGACTTGACATGGAATCTTTGATGCATGCTGACTAGTTTTCTATCTCAAACAGTCTCGATGGAGTCCTGAAATGAGGTgtaattttttgagaaattgcCTGGCTTTTTGTTGATTGggtttttttccagtaaaaGTTGTTTTCCTAGGGTCCAAGCATTTACGTTGGATTTGAGTACTGTTTGAAAATGCTGGATTGTATTGGCAAAGTGGTTGAATCAGAGTGAATGATGGAATCACAAGCGTCCAAGATGGATATATTAATAGGGCTGGTTTTCCACGTCGGCCATAGATTTGAATTGCCTTTACCTCAGGGTGGTATTCTGAGTTGACAAAGTTAGTAGTTGGATGGATGGGGGATTTTTTAGGCTTTTAACCTTCACTTCTCGTCGTTGTGAGAAAGTAGGGTGAATTGTGCTTTTACCCAATGGTCAAAGGGACCAAATCAACGAATCATGCAGCTCCAACCAAGTAAACTATGGAATTGCCTACCTAAcctatgagaaaagaaaaggaaaaaaaagaagaaaaaaacctcttTATTATATATGTCAATGGTTGACCAACATTTGGGTAGGAGGGGATCAAGGTATGATCCTACCAAGAATTGcccaaaaacaaatttcatagtACAAAAGCTTCACATCAACATTCCATTTGGTTTTATTCATGGTGATTAGCatcaatttaatgatttatgcttttcatgttaaaaacaatttgaaaaacaggTCTAaccattaaaacaaatattttcttactCTTATACATCCTTCTATAGATCAATTTTAATGGGTTTACCTAAGCTAGACTACGTTGTAAAGCATATTTGATTTTTGGATAACtcataaaagcaaaaaagactTGTGGTTTTATAAACCttgactttttaattttgaatagaGTGCTTGTTGGGTTtccaaaacatatatatgcaacggaaataataaatttaattttttttttggagtttcaAGAATCTCGTTAGATAAATGTAAAGTTGTTTAAGgtttttacaaatattatttaaagatcagatgttctttttggtttgaataattgcttcaagactaggttgtcgcaaaccacaagtcgtTTCAATGTCTGGCCTCTAcagtaatccacacgaaccaccaGTGAGAAATCTTCTAAACCCTTTTAAAAGAGATGAATTGTTATACCTTTGAGTGctagttcttttcttttgtgttttagatGTTTCTATATTATGCTATTGTATTATCATCTAATGTCCAAAAAATAAgaggcttatatatatatatatatatatatatatatatatatatatatatatatatatatatatatatatataagcttcAAAAGCCATATAAatggtaaaatatcaatttactcATTAGATAATAtcacatatttattttaggttaattttataaacttattcaatcaagtccttgcTTGATTGTTTCTAGATCTAGAACTataatcttttatattaattacattctagtcttcaatttctaaaacttatttacaattaagTTACACTCGATTAatcatcccattttaatttctaactaatggttcttatgtgtgtgGCTCATTAGATTCCCTAAtaagttgacccaaatataaatcaaaactcTAAATAAagtaggattaaataaattaaaaaatttaatttatatataattaaataattatttggcttatatttgaagatcaaggaCATTGTGTAATTATCTGTCATGATCTctcaaatattaagaaagtcataagtggttagacttaaccttttagtgactagtttcttagtgtaattactatccctttataaaaaaatattctgataTAGACATTACAACATGAAGCATGTctgttttgttaaattattttagatctCAACACTATAGTCGTTAATTATTTGAATACGATTTGagactcttttcaaatctcattccaccttcaTCAAGGATTTCactatcaatattatttaagaacagatgaaatatttttcctaattcacctagagtgatgaatcc
It encodes the following:
- the LOC18096932 gene encoding two-component response regulator-like APRR2 isoform X1 — protein: MVCTTNDLSAWKDFPKGLSVLLLDEDNSSAAEIKSKLEALDYIVYTFCNENEALLAISNEPGSFHVAIVEVSTSNSNGSFKFLETAKDLPTIMTSNIHCLNTMMKCIALGAVEFLRKPLSEDKLRNIWQHVVHKAFNAGGSVQSESLKPVKDSIVSMLELKVELEENEDENMEKTENASLAQESNEQQSPASDKHPAPSTWQFKQVGRLLDDGDCQDHINCSVEKDSGEQEGESKSVETTCAMSQETLKAGHPPCFIETVIKETGDLTDGAKSENNIHPNPQNKDSLNHSNDVASDLHTSNGTRANRKKMKVDWTPELHKKFVQVVEKLGVDQAIPSRVLELMKVESLTRHNVASHLQKYRMRRRPILPKEDDRRWPHHREQVQRSYYPYKPIMAYPPYHSNHDLPTNPVYPMWGATGSHTASMHTWGTPSYLPWPPTEIWHRKPYLGMHADAWGCPVMPPLHSPFSSFPQNASGFQSASMVDNSCGMPQKPFDLQPAEEVINKVVKEVINKPWLPLPIGLKPPSTDSVLAELSRQGISSIPPLCSNSF
- the LOC18096932 gene encoding two-component response regulator-like APRR2 isoform X3; the encoded protein is MVCTTNDLSAWKDFPKGLSVLLLDEDNSSAAEIKSKLEALDYIVYTFCNENEALLAISNEPGSFHVAIVEVSTSNSNGSFKFLETAKDLPTIMTSNIHCLNTMMKCIALGAVEFLRKPLSEDKLRNIWQHVVHKAFNAGGSVQSESLKPVKDSIVSMLELKVELEENEDENMEKTENASLAQESNEQQSPASDKHPAPSTWQFKQVGRLLDDGDCQDHINCSVEKDSGEQEGESKSVETTCAMSQETLKAGHPPCFIETVIKETGDLTDGAKSENNIHPNPQNKDSLNHSNDVASDLHTSNGTRANRKKMKVDWTPELHKKFVQVVEKLGVDQAIPSRVLELMKVESLTRHNVASHLQKYRMRRRPILPKEDDRRWPHHREQVQRSYYPYKPIMAYPPYHSNHDLPTNPVYPMWGATGSHTASMHTWGTPSYLPWPPTEIWHRKPYLGMHADAWGCPVMPPLHSPFSSFPQNASGFQSASMVDNSCGMPQKPFDLQPAEEVINKVVKEVINKPWLPLPIGLKPPSTDSVLAELSRLW
- the LOC18096932 gene encoding two-component response regulator-like APRR2 isoform X2, translated to MVCTTNDLSAWKDFPKGLSVLLLDEDNSSAAEIKSKLEALDYIVYTFCNENEALLAISNEPGSFHVAIVEVSTSNSNGSFKFLETAKDLPTIMTSNIHCLNTMMKCIALGAVEFLRKPLSEDKLRNIWQHVVHKAFNAGGSVQSESLKPVKDSIVSMLELKVELEENEDENMEKTENASLAQESNEQQSPASDKHPAPSTWQFKQVGRLLDDGDCQDHINCSVEKDSGEQEGESKSVETTCAMSQETLKAGHPPCFIETVIKETGDLTDGAKSENNIHPNPQNKDSLNHSNDVASDLHTSNGTRANRKKMKVDWTPELHKKFVQVVEKLGVDQAIPSRVLELMKVESLTRHNVASHLQKYRMRRRPILPKEDDRRWPHHREQVQRSYYPYKPIMAYPPYHSNHDLPTNPVYPMWGATGSHTASMHTWGTPSYLPWPPTEIWHRKPYLGMHADAWGCPVMPPLHSPFSSFPQNASGFQSASMVDNSCGMPQKPFDLQPAEEVINKVVKEVINKPWLPLPIGLKPPSTDSVLAELSSRHQKIRLNQS
- the LOC18096932 gene encoding two-component response regulator-like APRR2 isoform X4, which encodes MVCTTNDLSAWKDFPKGLSVLLLDEDNSSAAEIKSKLEALDYIVYTFCNENEALLAISNEPGSFHVAIVEVSTSNSNGSFKFLETAKDLPTIMTSNIHCLNTMMKCIALGAVEFLRKPLSEDKLRNIWQHVVHKAFNAGGSVQSESLKPVKDSIVSMLELKVELEENEDENMEKTENASLAQESNEQQSPASDKHPAPSTWQFKQVGRLLDDGDCQDHINCSVEKDSGEQEGESKSVETTCAMSQETLKAGHPPCFIETVIKETGDLTDGAKSENNIHPNPQNKDSLNHSNDVASDLHTSNGTRANRKKMKKYRMRRRPILPKEDDRRWPHHREQVQRSYYPYKPIMAYPPYHSNHDLPTNPVYPMWGATGSHTASMHTWGTPSYLPWPPTEIWHRKPYLGMHADAWGCPVMPPLHSPFSSFPQNASGFQSASMVDNSCGMPQKPFDLQPAEEVINKVVKEVINKPWLPLPIGLKPPSTDSVLAELSRQGISSIPPLCSNSF
- the LOC18096932 gene encoding two-component response regulator-like APRR2 isoform X5, yielding MVCTTNDLSAWKDFPKGLSVLLLDEDNSSAAEIKSKLEALDYIVYTFCNENEALLAISNEPGSFHVAIVEVSTSNSNGSFKFLETAKDLPTIMTSNIHCLNTMMKCIALGAVEFLRKPLSEDKLRNIWQHVVHKAFNAGGSVQSESLKPVKDSIVSMLELKVELEENEDENMEKTENASLAQESNEQQSPASDKHPAPSTWQFKQVGRLLDDGDCQDHINCSVEKDSGEQEGESKSVETTCAMSQETLKAGHPPCFIETVIKETGDLTDGAKSENNIHPNPQNKDSLNHSNDVASDLHTSNGTRANRKKMKKYRMRRRPILPKEDDRRWPHHREQVQRSYYPYKPIMAYPPYHSNHDLPTNPVYPMWGATGSHTASMHTWGTPSYLPWPPTEIWHRKPYLGMHADAWGCPVMPPLHSPFSSFPQNASGFQSASMVDNSCGMPQKPFDLQPAEEVINKVVKEVINKPWLPLPIGLKPPSTDSVLAELSSRHQKIRLNQS